A portion of the Lentimicrobiaceae bacterium genome contains these proteins:
- a CDS encoding polyprenyl synthetase family protein, whose amino-acid sequence MNELVEIKQPIKTHLEEFEERFRSMLQSDMKLLNTITQYLYRNKGKQMRPMFVYFSAKMCGNVTETTHTAAVLIETLHTATLIHDDVVDDSNKRRGFFSINALWKNKIAVLLGDYLLSKGLLLSLDNDEFELLKIISNATKEMSEGEILQLEKARKLDVEEDVYFEIIRKKTASLIASCCQAGAFSAAKDKETIEKMRLFGEQVGIAFQIKDDLIDFDNNTKSGKPKGIDIKEKKLTLPLIYLLRNSSKLKKFKLLSLIRLKSSDPKTVKYIIDEVNNSNGIKYATEKMLEYQQKAIDILHTFPESETRDSLEKLVIFTTSRNK is encoded by the coding sequence ATGAACGAACTTGTCGAAATAAAGCAGCCTATAAAAACACATTTAGAAGAGTTTGAAGAACGTTTCCGTTCTATGCTGCAAAGCGACATGAAATTACTAAATACTATTACGCAATACCTGTACAGAAACAAAGGCAAACAAATGCGTCCGATGTTTGTGTATTTTTCGGCAAAGATGTGTGGCAATGTAACCGAAACAACGCATACTGCTGCTGTTTTAATTGAAACTCTTCATACTGCTACATTAATTCACGATGATGTTGTTGACGATTCAAACAAACGTAGGGGTTTTTTTTCGATAAATGCGCTGTGGAAAAATAAAATTGCGGTTCTATTAGGCGACTATTTGTTGTCGAAAGGATTGTTACTTTCGTTAGATAATGATGAATTTGAACTTCTTAAAATAATATCTAATGCTACAAAAGAAATGAGCGAAGGCGAAATTCTGCAACTTGAAAAAGCCCGAAAATTAGATGTTGAAGAAGATGTTTATTTTGAAATAATAAGAAAGAAAACAGCTTCGCTGATAGCATCGTGCTGTCAAGCCGGTGCATTTTCGGCTGCCAAAGACAAGGAAACAATTGAAAAAATGCGACTCTTCGGTGAGCAAGTCGGTATTGCTTTTCAGATAAAAGACGATTTGATTGATTTTGACAATAATACTAAATCGGGGAAGCCAAAAGGAATTGATATTAAAGAAAAAAAACTGACACTACCTTTAATTTATTTACTTCGCAACTCGTCGAAACTGAAAAAGTTTAAGCTGTTAAGCCTTATCCGCTTAAAAAGCTCTGACCCCAAAACTGTAAAATACATTATAGACGAAGTTAACAATAGCAATGGAATTAAATACGCCACTGAAAAAATGCTTGAATATCAACAAAAAGCCATAGATATATTGCACACTTTTCCTGAATCGGAAACCCGCGATTCTTTGGAAAAATTAGTGATATTCACTACTTCACGTAACAAGTAA
- the atpC gene encoding ATP synthase F1 subunit epsilon, protein MIIEIISPEKLIYKGEITLAQLPGSDGSFEILNNHAPLIATLKEGKIRLVKPEGNTEYVEIKGGTIEVLNNKLLVLAV, encoded by the coding sequence ATGATAATAGAAATTATTTCTCCGGAAAAACTTATTTATAAAGGCGAAATTACATTAGCTCAGCTGCCTGGTTCTGATGGTTCTTTTGAAATACTCAATAATCACGCTCCCCTTATCGCAACACTTAAAGAAGGGAAAATCAGATTGGTTAAACCGGAAGGAAATACCGAATATGTCGAAATAAAAGGCGGTACAATTGAAGTGTTGAATAATAAACTGCTTGTACTTGCCGTTTAA
- a CDS encoding T9SS type A sorting domain-containing protein, with protein MKRSFISVIALVLLLILFSSWGYRGHRIISENSSKSFNAEMLDFHSWVAFITDHASDADYRKSEDPTEAYKHYIDIDMFPDFEIYGNIEQNYTEALNSYGHSFLNDTGILPWATEATFDSLRDCLARMDINKAKIFAADLGHYVADGHMPLHITKNYNGQLSGNYGIHSRYESTMINQFYHQISYSGETISEIQDVNQYIFDYIYQNFTYKDSIFASDNYAKSVNTNYGSQAYKTALWNHSKNYTILLFKNASKALAELIYTAWIQAGKPDISSYNVPFVSNLKISEPIPNPTNHSCHIKLENVKAQLISVQLYNMKGNRVYSSADTPTGNTHTITINKNNLQAGTYFIKILVENKTYSKKIIFI; from the coding sequence ATGAAAAGATCTTTTATTTCTGTTATTGCTCTTGTACTTTTGCTTATACTGTTTTCGTCGTGGGGGTATAGAGGTCATAGAATTATATCCGAAAATTCGTCGAAATCTTTCAATGCTGAAATGCTTGACTTTCACTCGTGGGTAGCTTTTATAACCGACCACGCTTCCGATGCAGATTACCGTAAAAGCGAAGACCCTACCGAAGCTTATAAACATTATATCGACATAGATATGTTTCCCGACTTTGAAATCTACGGAAACATTGAACAAAACTATACAGAAGCACTTAATTCGTATGGGCATTCATTTCTCAATGACACCGGAATATTGCCTTGGGCTACCGAAGCAACTTTCGACTCGCTGAGAGACTGCTTAGCACGTATGGACATTAATAAAGCAAAAATATTTGCCGCCGATTTAGGGCACTACGTAGCCGACGGACACATGCCTTTGCATATCACAAAAAACTACAACGGGCAGCTATCAGGCAACTACGGAATACATTCGAGATACGAATCTACAATGATTAACCAATTTTATCATCAAATTTCGTATAGCGGCGAAACCATAAGCGAAATACAGGATGTTAATCAGTATATTTTTGATTATATATATCAAAATTTCACTTATAAAGATTCCATTTTTGCAAGCGACAACTACGCCAAAAGCGTGAATACAAACTACGGTTCGCAGGCGTACAAGACAGCACTCTGGAATCATTCAAAAAATTACACTATACTGCTTTTCAAAAATGCTTCAAAAGCCCTTGCCGAACTTATATACACTGCATGGATTCAAGCCGGAAAGCCCGATATTAGCTCATATAACGTTCCTTTTGTTTCAAACCTTAAAATTAGCGAGCCAATACCAAACCCGACCAATCATTCGTGCCACATAAAACTTGAGAATGTTAAGGCTCAGCTTATTTCGGTACAACTTTATAATATGAAAGGAAACCGTGTTTATTCAAGCGCCGACACTCCCACTGGCAACACCCACACTATTACAATAAATAAAAATAATTTGCAGGCAGGTACTTACTTCATCAAAATACTTGTTGAAAACAAAACGTATAGTAAAAAAATAATTTTTATTTAA
- a CDS encoding UbiX family flavin prenyltransferase: MINLAIAVTGASGSIYAKTMLDTLRDLSSTAKQVSVVLSNNAIDVWNYEIGNSSYADYPFTYYNINDFYSPLASGSSSIDAMIVCPCSVGTMGKISSGIADSLITRAADVMLKERRKLILVLREMPYNLIHINNMQTITLSGGVICPASPSFYSKPQDFTMLAKTVTDRALKLAGVDVESYSWGEK, translated from the coding sequence ATGATTAATTTAGCTATAGCGGTTACCGGTGCGAGTGGTTCAATTTATGCCAAAACTATGTTGGACACATTACGTGATTTGTCTAGTACTGCTAAGCAAGTTTCCGTAGTTTTAAGCAATAATGCAATAGATGTTTGGAATTACGAAATAGGCAATTCTTCCTACGCCGATTATCCTTTTACATATTACAATATCAACGATTTCTATTCTCCATTAGCTTCGGGGAGCAGCAGTATTGATGCTATGATTGTTTGTCCGTGTAGTGTTGGAACTATGGGAAAAATTTCTTCAGGAATAGCTGACAGTTTAATAACCAGAGCCGCCGATGTTATGCTTAAAGAAAGACGTAAACTGATTTTGGTTTTGCGCGAAATGCCTTATAATTTGATACATATAAACAATATGCAAACCATAACATTAAGCGGAGGTGTTATCTGTCCTGCGTCTCCTTCGTTTTACAGCAAGCCGCAAGATTTTACGATGTTGGCAAAAACCGTTACCGATAGGGCATTAAAACTTGCAGGAGTTGATGTTGAGTCTTACTCTTGGGGTGAAAAATAA
- the atpD gene encoding F0F1 ATP synthase subunit beta, with protein sequence MSNLVKGTISQIIGPVVDVSFEENIALPNIYDALEVINPSGTKIVLECQQDIGENTIRAIAMDSTDGLSRGMEVTATGNQISMPVGEEIKGRLFNVTGDAIDGLPPVSREREYSIHNDPPKFEDLSTSKEVLYTGIKVIDLIEPYSKGGKIGLFGGAGVGKTVLIQELINNIAKQYNGFSVFAGVGERTREGNDLLREMIEAGLVSYGEEFRKSMDAGGWDLSKVDPKEMEKSLLTMVFGQMNEPPGARARVALSGLTVAEYFRDGDQKGKGNDILFFIDNIFRFTQAGSEVSALLGRLPSAVGYQPTLATEMGILQERITSTKRGSITSVQAIYVPADDLTDPAPATTFAHLDATTVLSRKIAEQGIYPAVDPLESNSRILSVDVVGQEHYDTAQQVKMILQRYKDLQDIIAILGMDELSDEDKLTVQRARKISRFLSQPFHVATQFTGIPGVFVSIEDTIKGFQMILKGEVDEYPESAFNLVGTIEEAIEKGKKMLSQN encoded by the coding sequence ATGAGCAATCTTGTAAAAGGAACAATTAGTCAGATAATAGGACCTGTAGTTGATGTCTCCTTCGAAGAAAACATCGCATTACCAAACATTTACGACGCATTAGAAGTAATAAACCCAAGCGGTACAAAAATAGTTTTAGAATGTCAGCAAGACATTGGAGAAAACACCATACGCGCAATTGCGATGGATAGTACCGACGGATTAAGCCGTGGAATGGAAGTTACGGCTACCGGTAACCAAATTTCTATGCCCGTGGGCGAAGAAATAAAGGGAAGACTATTTAACGTAACAGGAGACGCAATCGACGGTTTGCCGCCAGTATCAAGAGAAAGAGAATACAGTATACACAACGACCCGCCAAAATTTGAAGATTTATCAACCTCAAAAGAAGTTCTATACACAGGAATTAAAGTAATAGACTTGATTGAACCTTACTCGAAAGGTGGAAAAATCGGACTTTTTGGAGGTGCCGGTGTTGGAAAAACCGTACTTATACAAGAGCTTATAAATAACATTGCAAAACAATACAATGGATTTTCCGTATTTGCCGGTGTTGGCGAACGTACTCGTGAAGGTAACGACTTGCTCAGAGAAATGATTGAAGCCGGACTTGTTAGCTATGGCGAAGAGTTTAGAAAAAGTATGGATGCCGGTGGCTGGGATTTATCTAAAGTTGACCCAAAAGAAATGGAAAAATCATTGCTTACTATGGTTTTCGGTCAGATGAATGAGCCCCCAGGAGCTAGAGCCAGAGTTGCTCTTTCGGGACTTACAGTAGCCGAATATTTTAGAGACGGCGACCAAAAAGGAAAAGGTAACGATATTCTGTTCTTTATCGATAATATATTCCGTTTTACGCAAGCAGGTTCCGAAGTATCAGCATTGCTCGGACGTCTGCCATCGGCTGTAGGTTATCAGCCAACACTTGCAACCGAAATGGGTATATTGCAAGAACGTATTACGTCAACAAAAAGAGGTTCAATTACATCGGTACAGGCTATATACGTACCAGCCGACGACCTTACTGACCCTGCTCCTGCAACTACATTTGCTCACTTAGACGCAACAACAGTTCTTAGCAGAAAAATCGCCGAGCAAGGTATTTATCCTGCCGTTGACCCATTAGAATCAAATTCGAGAATATTATCTGTTGATGTTGTCGGACAAGAACACTACGACACAGCTCAACAAGTAAAAATGATATTGCAACGATACAAAGATTTGCAAGACATTATAGCTATTTTGGGTATGGACGAGCTTTCAGACGAAGACAAGCTAACCGTTCAGAGAGCACGTAAAATATCACGTTTCTTGTCGCAACCGTTCCACGTAGCTACGCAGTTTACAGGAATACCAGGCGTTTTTGTAAGTATAGAAGATACAATTAAGGGCTTTCAAATGATTTTGAAAGGCGAAGTTGATGAATATCCGGAATCTGCTTTCAACTTAGTTGGTACTATTGAAGAAGCCATTGAAAAAGGAAAGAAAATGCTTTCCCAAAATTAA